One genomic segment of bacterium includes these proteins:
- a CDS encoding zinc-binding dehydrogenase has translation YDIVVEAAGTASALADAAKKCRPGGKIVILGSYWDPVEMPGIELSMKEVTVVPSSMYGRFGPTRDMDVAAAALAQLPELPDAIITHRFPLDAPAEAFAAAADRASGAIKVVLEP, from the coding sequence CCTACGACATCGTGGTGGAGGCCGCTGGTACCGCCTCAGCCCTGGCCGATGCGGCCAAGAAGTGCCGCCCCGGCGGCAAGATCGTCATCCTCGGGTCCTACTGGGACCCAGTTGAGATGCCCGGCATCGAGCTGAGCATGAAAGAGGTCACCGTGGTGCCCTCCTCCATGTACGGCCGCTTCGGCCCCACCAGAGACATGGACGTGGCCGCTGCCGCCCTCGCTCAACTCCCCGAGCTCCCTGACGCCATCATCACCCACCGCTTCCCCCTCGACGCCCCCGCCGAAGCCTTCGCCGCCGCCGCCGACCGCGCCTCCGGCGCCATCAAAGTCGTCCTGGAGCCCTAG
- a CDS encoding type II toxin-antitoxin system RelE/ParE family toxin produces MSEWEVELEPEVRDWYLALDEEFQRRADSRIDQLAEKGSLLGEPHSRQLDGKLRELRFYLGGRPTRITYWIAPDRRIILLTVFVKTRRRERRQVERARRAMERCMAEGHRVEDDDG; encoded by the coding sequence ATGTCAGAATGGGAGGTGGAGCTTGAGCCAGAGGTCCGGGATTGGTACTTGGCCCTTGATGAGGAGTTCCAGAGAAGGGCCGATTCCCGCATTGATCAGCTGGCGGAGAAGGGCTCGCTGCTGGGAGAGCCGCATTCTCGGCAGCTTGATGGGAAGTTGCGAGAACTGCGCTTCTATCTGGGTGGTCGACCGACTCGGATCACCTATTGGATCGCTCCAGATCGCAGAATCATCTTGTTGACGGTGTTTGTGAAGACTCGACGCCGAGAACGCCGTCAGGTTGAGCGGGCCAGAAGGGCGATGGAACGTTGCATGGCAGAAGGGCACAGGGTGGAGGATGACGATGGGTGA